CCTGCCGCTGTCGGTCGCCTTCATCGATGCCGACGGCGGGTTGATCAACATCGCCGACATGCAGCCGCAGACCGAGGACAGCCATTGTGCGGCGGCCCCGGCGCGCTTCGCGCTGGAAATGAACCTCGGCTGGTTTGCCGCGCGCGGCATCGGTCCGGGGGCGCGCCTGCGCGGTTTCGACCGCCTACCGCCGGCGCGCTGAAGCCCTGCGCTACCGCGGCGCGGCCGGGCAAGCCCGCCCCGTTGCGCCCCGTCTCCCTCCTTCACCGCATCCGTTCCGGCTTCACTCGCGGCGTCAGCGGGGCGCCCTTGCGCGCCCGGCGGTGGCGTAGCGGCTCGCGCTGCGCCGGTTTCAGTTCGATGGTCACCGCCTTGCCGCCGCGCCCGGTGCCTTCCACGCTCAGCACCGCGTCATCGGCCGGGACCGCCACCGCGGCGAGCGCCTCGCCTTCGTCGAGCGCCATCACGATGACGCCGCGACCGCCGCTCTGCGTCTTCATCTCCGGTCGCGGGAAGACCAGCAGGCGACCGTTTTCCGAGGCGGCGGCGATCCAGTCGCCGAAGGCTTTGGCCGGGGCCAGCACCTTTTCCCCCTTTTCCAGGCTCATAAAGGCCTTGCCCGCGCGCTGGCGGCTGGTGGCGTCCGCGACGCTGCAGAGGAAGCCGTAGCCGCCGCTGTTGGCGAAGAAGTAGACCGTATCCGGCGTGTCGCTGATCACCTGGGCGAGCTTGGCCCCGTCCTGGAACTCGACCAGCGTCGTGAACGGGGTGCCGTCGCCGCGGCCGCCGGGTAGATCCGACACTTTTACCGTGTAGGCGCGGCCGTTGCTGTCGACGACGATCAGCGGCCAGATCGTGCGCGTCTCGAGCGCGGCGAAAGCGAAGTCCCCCGCCTTGTAGCCGACCGTCGCGGCGTCGATGCCATGGCCCTGGCGCGTGCGCACCCAGCCGTTCTTCGACACGATCACCGTGACCGGCTCGTCCGGCACGCTGATCTCGGCCGGTGCTACCGCGGCGACGGCCTCGACCAGGGTGCGGCGGTCGTCGCCGTACTTCTTGGCGTCGTCGCCGATCTCCTTGAGGATGAGCCTGGTCATCGCCGTGCGGCTGTCGAGGAGGTGCTGCAGACCGCTGCGCTCGTCCTTCAGCTCGGCGAGCTCCTTCTCGATCCTGAAGCCTTCGAGGCGGGCGAGCTGGCGCAGGCGGATCTCGAGGATGTCCTCGGCCTGGATCTCGGACAGCCCGAAGGCTTCGATCAGTGCCGGCTTGGGCTCGTCCGACTCGCGGATCACGCGGATCACTTCCTCGATGTGGAGGAAGGCGATCATGCGGCCTTCGAGAATGTGGAGGCGGCGGTCCACCTCGTCGAGGCGGTGGCGGCTGCGGCGCTCGACGGTGACATAGCGGAAGTCGATCCATTCCTTGAGGATCTGCACCAGGTTCTTCTGCTGCGGCCGGCCGCCATGGACAGGCCCATGCCCGATCATGGTCAGGTTCACCGACACCGAGGTCTCGAGGCTGGTGTGGGCGAGCAGCACCGCCATGAACTCGTCGCGGCTCTGGCGGCTGGACTTGGGCTCCAGCACGATGCGCACCGGGGCCTTGTCGCTGGACTCGTCGCGCACGGTGTCGAGCACGCCGAGCACGAGCTGCTTGAGATTCTTCTGCTCCTGGCTGACTTCCTTCTTGCCCGCGCGCGGCTGCGGGTTGGTGAGGGTCTCGATCTCGGACAGCACGCCGGCGGCGGAGACGCCGTGCGGCAGCTCGTCGACGATGACTCGCCACTGGCCGCGGGCGAGCTCCTCGATCTTCCAGCGCGCGCGCACGCGCAGGCTGCCGCGGCCCGATGCGTAGGCGTCGCGGATGGTCCCGGGCGGCGAGATGAGCTGGCCGCCGCCGGGGAAGTCGGGGCCGGGGAGGATGCCGAGTACGTCGTCGAGGGTGGCCTCGGGGTGGCGGATCAGGTGGCAGGTGGCTTCGGCCACTTCGCGCAGGTTGTGCGGCGGGATCTCGGTCGCCATCCCCACCGCGATCCCCGAGGCGCCGTTGAGCAGGACGAAGGGCAGGCGCGCGGGCAGCAGCTGCGGCTCTTCGAAGGCGCCGTCGTAGTTGGGGATGAAGTCCACCGTGCCGCGGTCGATCTCGGCCAGCAGCAGCTCGGCGATCGGGGTCAGGCGGCATTCGGTGTAGCGCATCGCCGCCGCCGAGTCGCCGTCGCGCGAGCCGAAGTTGCCCTGGCCATCGACCAGCGGATAGCGCAACGAGAAGTCCTGCGCCACCCGCACCATGGCGTCGTAGACGCTGGAGTCGCCGTGGGGGTGGTACTTGCCGATCACGTCGCCGACCACGCGCGCAGACTTCACGTGCTTGGAGGTGGACGACAGCCGCATTTCGTTCATCGCGAACAGGATGCGGCGCTGCACCGGCTTCAGGCCGTCCTCGACCTGCGGCAGCGCGCGCGATTTCACCACGCTCATCGCATAGGCGAGATAGGCGCGCTCGGCGTAGCGGTCGAGTGCCAGCGTGCCGTCGTCCTCGGGTTCGGGGGCGGGGTCGGCGGGCGGGGCAGGGGGGGGCGGCAAGTTTGCACCTGCTGCCGTCGGTGGTGTACCGGCTCCTGTGTCCTGCGTCGTGCTTGCCGTGGCCGTTACCGCGGCGGGCACCGGGGGGGCTGCGGTGAGGGATTCGTTTGCGTCAGGGGCATCGAAGAGATCGGGGGTATCTGTGCTCATGAATTCGAACTGCATGCTGCGAGCAGTAGCGGGTGCCGGACATGCTCGAAAGGATTGATGACGGTGACGCCGCGCCAGGTGAAGCCGTGCTGCAGGTCCTCGCTCAGAAGCAGGCGGCAACGGTTTTCCGCAGCCACTGAGAGGATCAGGCCATCCCAGATCTGCATCCGATGATCGCAGGCCAGGTCGATGGCCGCCTGGAAGATCGGCCAGGTCGAATCGACCACTTCGTAGGCATCCGACCAGTCCAGTAGAGCGCTGCGAACCGCTTTAGTGTCACGCTTTAGCTTGCCGGTCAGAACTCGGTACAGCTCACCCATCGCCTGTGCGGGAATCAGCACCTCGCTCGCCGCGAGATCCGCAAGTAATGCCCGTGCAGCTGCACAACGCGCATCGTCTCCAGCGCCTTCCGCGTAGGCGAGGATGTTGGTGTCCAGTGCGATTTTCATTCGCCGCGGTCGTACAGTTCGTCGCGGCTCCAGTTGCGCTCGCCTGCGGTAGGCTCCCGATTGAGCCGGGTCAGGAGGCGGGCGCGTGCGTTGGCGCGGCCGCCGGCATCTTCAGTCGCGGCCGGAATGGGACTGATCGTCGCAACTGGACGGCCATGGGACAGGACCATGACCGTCTCGCCCTGGCTCACCTGGCGGAGCAGGCTGGAAAACTGACGGTTCGCTTCGGCGGCGGAGATGGTGTGCATGTCGGGTCCGTAGCTTGGAAATAAAGTAGTAAATATGACTACTTTAGTTTGGACTGTCTGATCGGGCAAACCGGATTTGCCCGGCGGCGCTCAGACATCCGCCTCGACGCTGTCGCCCTTTTCTTCCATCCAGGCGCGGCGGCCGGAGGCTTCGCCCTTGCCCATCAGCAGGGTGAACATCTTCAGCGTCTCGTCCGCCGCGCCGCGTCGCACCTTCACCGGCAGCACGCGGCGGGTGGCCGGGTCCATGGTGGTTTCGCGCAACTGGTCGGGGTTCATTTCGCCCAGGCCCTTGAAGCGGCCGACTTCGATCGCGTCGGGGCGGAAGCCTTCCTTCTCGAGGCGGTCGCGGATCGCGCTCAGCTCGCCGTCGTCGAGGGCGTAGAGGCGGCGCGGCGGGCGTTTCTTGCCCTGCGCGGGGACGTCGATGCGGTACAGCGGCGGCTGGGCGACATAGACGTGACCGCGTTCGATGAGCTTCGGGAAATGGCGGAAGAAGAGGGTCAGCAGCAGGGTCTGGATGTGGGCGCCGTCGACGTCGGCATCCGACATGATGACGACCTTGCCGTAGCGCAGGCCGGCAAGGCCGACCTCGCTGTCGGCACGATGGGCATCGACGCCCAGGGCGACGGCGATGTCGTGGATCTCGGCGTTGGCGAAGAGGCGATCGGGGTCGATCTCCCAGGCGTTCTGCACCTTGCCGCGCAGCGGCAGGATGGCCTGGGTTTCCTTGTTGCGCGCCATCTTCGCCGAGCCGCCGGCGGAGTCGCCTTCGACGAGGAAGAGCTCGTTGTCGGCGAGGTCCTCGGATTCGCAGTCGGAGAGCTTGCCCGGCAGCACGGCGACGCCGGAGGTCTTCTTCTTCTCGACCTTCTGCGCGCTCTTCTGGCGTGCCAAGGCCTGCTTGATCGAGAGCTCGGCGATCGCCTTGCCGGCCTCGACGTGGTTGTTGAGCCAGATTTCGAAGGGGTCGCGCAGCTGGCTGGAGACGAGCTTCACGGCCTCGCGCGAGTTGAGCTTTTCCTTCACCTGGCCCTGGAACTGCGGGTCGAGGAGGCGCGCCGAGAGAACGAAGCTCATCCGCCCGCAGACGTCCTCCTGCTGCAGCTTGACGCCGCGCGGCAGCAGTGTGTGGTGGTCGATGAAGGACTTCATCGCCTCGAACACGCCGGCGCGCAAGCCGGATTCGTGGGTGCCGCCGTTCACGGTCGGGATCAGGTTGACGTAGGACTCGCTCGGCACCGCGGACTCGAACCAGGCCAGCGCCCAGGCCGCGCCTTCGCCGGGGGCGAAGCTGGGGTCATCCTTGCCGGCGTACTTCTCTGCGGTGAAGATCGGCGCCACCGGCTCGGTGTCGCCAGCGACTTCCTTCAGGTAGCCGGCGAGGCCCTCGGGGTAGGACCAGGTCTTGGACAGCGCGGGGCCGTTCGCCTGCTCGATGTCGAGCCGCACCGCCACGCCCGACAGCAGCACCGCCTTGCTGCGCAAGAGGCGCTCGAGCTCGTTCATCGGCACGCGCGCCGACTCGAAGTACTTGCCGTCCGGCCATACGCGCACCCGGGTGCCGGTCTGGCGGCCGCATTCGCCTTCGCTGCGCAGCGCGCTGATGGTCTCGCCGCCGTCGGCGAAGTCGATGCGGTGGATCCTGCCGTCGCGCCTGACCTCGACTTCGATGCGGGTCGACAGCGCGTTGGTGACCGACACGCCGACGCCGTGCAGACCGCCCGAGAAGGCATAGGCGGAATTGCCCTCGCGCTTGTCGAACTTGCCCCCGGCATGGAGCCGGGTGTAGGCCAGCACCACCACCGGCACGCCTTCCTCGGGGTGGAGGCCGACCGGGATGCCGCGGCCGTCGTCGGCGACGGTGACCGAGCCGTCCTGGTGCAGGGTGACGTGGATCTTCCTGGCGAAGCCGGCGAGCGCCTCGTCGGCGGCGTTGTCGATGACCTCCTGGATGATGTGCGCCGGGCTGTCGGTGCGGGTGTACATGCCGGGGCGCTCGCGCACCGGCTCCAGCCCCTTGAGGACGCGGAAGGAGGATTCGTCGTAGTGCTGCGGAGTGTCTTGCTTGCCTGCCATGCTGTGCGGGCCTGTCCGGTTCGATGCGAAGGGGGCAAGGATAACAGAGCCGGTTACTGAATGAATAACCAGCTACCTGCCGTGGCGATCGTGGCGCAAGCGGGGGGTGGCCGACCGTCGGCGTGCGCGGACATCCGCACGCCTGTGCTGCCTATGCCGGGGTGAAGTCGGAGTTCATCGAGTGGGTGATGCAGGCGGCGCGGGCAGCGCGTGGGTGAGCTTTCCGCGCCGTGCCCGCTTACATGCCCTGGTAGATCGGCCCTTCGCCGCCCTGGGGCACGACCCAGTTGATGTTCTGGGTCGGGTCCTTGATGTCGCAGGTCTTGCAGTGCACACAGTTCTGGGCGTTGATCTGCAGGCGCGGGGCGCCGCCTTCGCCGTCGCGGACGATCTCGTATACACCGGCCGGACAGTAACGCTGTTCGGGGGCGTCGTACCGGGCGAGGTTGATCGCGATCGGCACCGAGGCGTCCTTCAGCTGCAGGTGGCAGGGCTGCTCTTCCTCGTGGTTGGTATTGGACAGGAACACCGAGGACAGACGATCGAAGGTGAGTACGCCGTCGGGCTTCGGATAGTCGATTTTCGGACACTCGGCAGCCGGCTTGAGCTTGTCGTGATCGGCGCTGTTGTGCAGCGTCCACGGCGCCTTGCCCATCAACAGCTTCTGGTCGATGCCGAACAGCAGCGAACCGATCCACAGGCCTCTCTTCATGTAGGGCTTGAAGTTGCGGGTCTTGTGCAGTTCGGCGTACAGCCAGGAGTCGCGGAAGGACGAAGGGTAGGCGGTGAGCGCATCGTGCTGGCGTTCGGCGGCGAGCGCCTCGAACGCGGCGTCGGCGGCGAGCATGCCGGACTTGATCGCGGCGTGGCTGCCCTTGATCCGCGCGGCGTTGAGGAAACCGGCGTCGTCGCCGACCAGCGCCCCGCCCGGGAACACCAGCCGCGGCAGGCTCTGCAGCCCGCCGGCGGTGATCGCGCGGGCACCGTAGGCGAGGCGCTTGCCGCCTTCGAGGTACTTGCGGATCTCGGGGTGGGTCTTGTAGCGCTGCATCTCCTCGAACGGCGACAGGTGCGGGTTGCTGTAGTTGAGGCCGACCACGTAGCCGACCGCGACCAGGTTGTCTTCGAGGTGATAGACGAAGCCGCCGCCGTAGGTGGCGTTGTCCATCGGCCAGCCGGCGGTGTGCACGACGAGGCCGGGGCGGTGGTTCTCGGGCTT
The window above is part of the Thauera aromatica K172 genome. Proteins encoded here:
- the parC gene encoding DNA topoisomerase IV subunit A, whose product is MSTDTPDLFDAPDANESLTAAPPVPAAVTATASTTQDTGAGTPPTAAGANLPPPPAPPADPAPEPEDDGTLALDRYAERAYLAYAMSVVKSRALPQVEDGLKPVQRRILFAMNEMRLSSTSKHVKSARVVGDVIGKYHPHGDSSVYDAMVRVAQDFSLRYPLVDGQGNFGSRDGDSAAAMRYTECRLTPIAELLLAEIDRGTVDFIPNYDGAFEEPQLLPARLPFVLLNGASGIAVGMATEIPPHNLREVAEATCHLIRHPEATLDDVLGILPGPDFPGGGQLISPPGTIRDAYASGRGSLRVRARWKIEELARGQWRVIVDELPHGVSAAGVLSEIETLTNPQPRAGKKEVSQEQKNLKQLVLGVLDTVRDESSDKAPVRIVLEPKSSRQSRDEFMAVLLAHTSLETSVSVNLTMIGHGPVHGGRPQQKNLVQILKEWIDFRYVTVERRSRHRLDEVDRRLHILEGRMIAFLHIEEVIRVIRESDEPKPALIEAFGLSEIQAEDILEIRLRQLARLEGFRIEKELAELKDERSGLQHLLDSRTAMTRLILKEIGDDAKKYGDDRRTLVEAVAAVAPAEISVPDEPVTVIVSKNGWVRTRQGHGIDAATVGYKAGDFAFAALETRTIWPLIVVDSNGRAYTVKVSDLPGGRGDGTPFTTLVEFQDGAKLAQVISDTPDTVYFFANSGGYGFLCSVADATSRQRAGKAFMSLEKGEKVLAPAKAFGDWIAAASENGRLLVFPRPEMKTQSGGRGVIVMALDEGEALAAVAVPADDAVLSVEGTGRGGKAVTIELKPAQREPLRHRRARKGAPLTPRVKPERMR
- a CDS encoding PIN domain-containing protein; the protein is MKIALDTNILAYAEGAGDDARCAAARALLADLAASEVLIPAQAMGELYRVLTGKLKRDTKAVRSALLDWSDAYEVVDSTWPIFQAAIDLACDHRMQIWDGLILSVAAENRCRLLLSEDLQHGFTWRGVTVINPFEHVRHPLLLAACSSNS
- a CDS encoding type II toxin-antitoxin system Phd/YefM family antitoxin; translation: MHTISAAEANRQFSSLLRQVSQGETVMVLSHGRPVATISPIPAATEDAGGRANARARLLTRLNREPTAGERNWSRDELYDRGE
- a CDS encoding DNA topoisomerase IV subunit B, with the protein product MAGKQDTPQHYDESSFRVLKGLEPVRERPGMYTRTDSPAHIIQEVIDNAADEALAGFARKIHVTLHQDGSVTVADDGRGIPVGLHPEEGVPVVVLAYTRLHAGGKFDKREGNSAYAFSGGLHGVGVSVTNALSTRIEVEVRRDGRIHRIDFADGGETISALRSEGECGRQTGTRVRVWPDGKYFESARVPMNELERLLRSKAVLLSGVAVRLDIEQANGPALSKTWSYPEGLAGYLKEVAGDTEPVAPIFTAEKYAGKDDPSFAPGEGAAWALAWFESAVPSESYVNLIPTVNGGTHESGLRAGVFEAMKSFIDHHTLLPRGVKLQQEDVCGRMSFVLSARLLDPQFQGQVKEKLNSREAVKLVSSQLRDPFEIWLNNHVEAGKAIAELSIKQALARQKSAQKVEKKKTSGVAVLPGKLSDCESEDLADNELFLVEGDSAGGSAKMARNKETQAILPLRGKVQNAWEIDPDRLFANAEIHDIAVALGVDAHRADSEVGLAGLRYGKVVIMSDADVDGAHIQTLLLTLFFRHFPKLIERGHVYVAQPPLYRIDVPAQGKKRPPRRLYALDDGELSAIRDRLEKEGFRPDAIEVGRFKGLGEMNPDQLRETTMDPATRRVLPVKVRRGAADETLKMFTLLMGKGEASGRRAWMEEKGDSVEADV
- a CDS encoding electron transfer flavoprotein-ubiquinone oxidoreductase; the protein is MERESMEFDVLIVGGGPAGLAAAIRLKQLAGQKGQEISVCLIEKAAEIGAHILSGAVMDPKALTELFPDWKERGAPLNTAVTEDKVLFLTETGARQAPNGLLPDCFINHGNYIVRLGNVVKWLGEQAEALGIEVYPGFAGAEVLYDGHGAVKGVATGDMGLNRDGTPGPHHQPGMELHAKYTLFAEGCRGHLGKQLEAKFKLRDGVDPQTYGIGIKELWEVKPENHRPGLVVHTAGWPMDNATYGGGFVYHLEDNLVAVGYVVGLNYSNPHLSPFEEMQRYKTHPEIRKYLEGGKRLAYGARAITAGGLQSLPRLVFPGGALVGDDAGFLNAARIKGSHAAIKSGMLAADAAFEALAAERQHDALTAYPSSFRDSWLYAELHKTRNFKPYMKRGLWIGSLLFGIDQKLLMGKAPWTLHNSADHDKLKPAAECPKIDYPKPDGVLTFDRLSSVFLSNTNHEEEQPCHLQLKDASVPIAINLARYDAPEQRYCPAGVYEIVRDGEGGAPRLQINAQNCVHCKTCDIKDPTQNINWVVPQGGEGPIYQGM